From one Agrobacterium fabrum str. C58 genomic stretch:
- a CDS encoding class I SAM-dependent DNA methyltransferase: MSTVISSEASNYDHWAWLYNHTLGPRYSEQKIAPLARAVLSQLPNGASVLDLCCGTGHLAKLMADRGYAVTGLDGSQDMINHARGNAPDLEFVLGDARDFTFEQPFDGVVCTSASLNHIQNTEDLRKVFSSVRRCLKDEGIFAFDINHPGQMARYWRDVPAEGELTDDYAWLITPRYNSQSNEGSFTVEIHTRPKAARFSLAEAAYRLAARLLSNRRRLALIARFGIPGNNWERHSVTNPVWGHDLDTVTELLRASGFSVKMRSTDGGPVTDERAVYFLCTKIAGDRAGQEVTKEAVE, from the coding sequence ATGAGCACAGTTATATCAAGCGAAGCCAGCAATTACGACCATTGGGCCTGGCTCTACAACCACACGCTTGGCCCGCGCTATAGCGAACAGAAGATCGCACCCCTGGCGCGGGCGGTTCTTTCGCAGCTGCCGAACGGTGCTTCGGTTCTCGATCTCTGCTGCGGAACGGGACATCTTGCAAAGCTGATGGCTGACCGCGGATATGCCGTCACCGGGCTGGATGGTTCGCAGGACATGATAAACCACGCCCGAGGCAACGCACCGGACCTTGAATTTGTTCTGGGTGACGCACGGGATTTCACCTTTGAACAGCCCTTTGACGGCGTGGTCTGCACCAGCGCATCGCTGAACCACATCCAGAATACCGAAGACCTGCGGAAGGTCTTTTCCAGCGTCCGCCGCTGCCTGAAGGATGAGGGAATTTTCGCTTTCGACATCAATCATCCCGGCCAGATGGCACGCTACTGGCGCGATGTGCCGGCCGAGGGCGAACTCACCGACGATTACGCCTGGCTGATCACGCCCCGCTATAATTCACAATCGAACGAGGGTTCGTTCACGGTGGAAATCCATACGAGGCCGAAAGCGGCGCGTTTCTCGCTGGCGGAGGCGGCATACAGGCTTGCGGCCCGGCTGCTTTCCAATCGCCGGCGGCTTGCTCTCATCGCCCGCTTCGGCATTCCCGGAAATAACTGGGAGCGCCATTCGGTTACCAACCCTGTGTGGGGGCACGATCTGGATACCGTGACAGAGCTTCTCCGGGCCTCGGGCTTTTCGGTGAAAATGCGAAGCACCGATGGCGGTCCGGTGACCGATGAACGAGCAGTCTACTTCCTCTGCACGAAGATTGCCGGCGACCGCGCGGGACAGGAAGTCACAAAGGAGGCCGTCGAATGA
- a CDS encoding aminotransferase class III-fold pyridoxal phosphate-dependent enzyme: MNIHNNSGTATHPATDPVTAIVTGFNLKTPGSKRAAAYNRDFLSDKSSIGLPFTMQTKEALYPIVATHAEGAYLQDVDNNRYVDILMGLGTNLFGHNPSFIRTAIEAQLTKGFALGPQSDLAGETAELFCCITGKDRVTFSNTGTEAVQTAMRIARAATGRDKIVLFTGSYHGHSDPALHKATKLEYIRRGALLRSHPAWLVALKPLLKRMVLTKAVPGFSGVAPSSARDIVLLEYGNPRSIDYIRRHGDSLAGVLVEPVQSRNPELQPREFLHELRSVTEKTGSALIFDEMITGFRVAPGGAQSHFGIDADIATYGKIAGGGLPLSLIAGKGRFMDFVDGGAWAYGDSSFPKVAPTFFAGTYCRHPLALAAAKAVATRLLEDGPTLQEGLNARTQAFVERLNGALKGAGLPVAFMSFGSFFAISAARSRISPQAVTMLSFLLLTSGVHLRAGDRGGFLSTAHSDDDIAFVHDAVLQSLTALADHRLLDRH; this comes from the coding sequence ATGAATATTCACAATAATTCCGGCACGGCTACCCACCCTGCAACTGACCCTGTCACCGCCATCGTTACCGGCTTCAACCTCAAGACGCCGGGTTCGAAGCGCGCCGCCGCCTATAACCGCGATTTCCTTTCGGACAAAAGCTCGATCGGCCTTCCCTTCACGATGCAGACCAAGGAGGCGCTGTATCCCATTGTCGCTACCCATGCCGAAGGGGCTTATTTGCAGGACGTCGACAACAACAGATATGTCGATATTCTCATGGGCCTCGGCACCAATCTCTTCGGCCATAATCCGTCCTTCATCCGCACGGCAATCGAAGCGCAGCTGACCAAAGGTTTTGCGCTCGGGCCGCAATCCGATCTGGCCGGCGAGACCGCGGAACTGTTTTGCTGTATCACCGGAAAAGACCGCGTCACATTCAGCAACACCGGAACCGAAGCCGTACAGACGGCCATGCGGATCGCCCGTGCCGCAACGGGGCGCGACAAGATCGTCCTGTTTACAGGCTCGTATCATGGCCATTCCGACCCGGCCCTGCACAAGGCGACCAAACTGGAATATATCCGCAGGGGCGCGTTGCTGCGGTCTCATCCGGCATGGCTCGTGGCGCTGAAACCGCTTCTGAAACGCATGGTCCTGACGAAAGCAGTTCCCGGTTTTTCAGGCGTGGCACCCTCCTCCGCCCGCGATATCGTGCTGCTGGAATACGGCAATCCCCGCTCCATCGATTACATCAGGCGTCACGGCGACAGCCTTGCCGGCGTGCTTGTCGAACCCGTTCAGAGCCGGAACCCGGAACTGCAGCCCCGCGAATTTCTGCATGAGTTGCGAAGCGTGACCGAAAAGACCGGAAGCGCGCTGATATTCGACGAGATGATCACTGGCTTCCGCGTCGCACCCGGCGGCGCGCAGTCCCATTTCGGCATCGATGCCGACATTGCCACCTATGGCAAGATCGCCGGCGGCGGATTGCCGCTGTCGCTCATCGCCGGCAAGGGGCGGTTCATGGATTTCGTCGACGGCGGAGCCTGGGCTTACGGCGACAGCTCCTTCCCGAAGGTGGCTCCGACATTTTTTGCCGGAACCTATTGCCGCCATCCGCTGGCGCTCGCAGCCGCAAAGGCGGTCGCGACGCGATTGCTGGAAGACGGCCCAACCTTGCAAGAGGGCCTCAACGCCAGGACCCAGGCATTCGTGGAACGGCTGAACGGTGCGCTGAAGGGTGCCGGGTTGCCCGTGGCGTTCATGAGCTTCGGTTCGTTCTTCGCCATATCCGCTGCCCGCAGCCGCATCTCGCCGCAGGCTGTGACCATGCTTTCCTTCCTTCTTCTGACCTCCGGCGTTCACCTTCGTGCCGGGGATCGTGGCGGTTTTCTTTCCACCGCCCATAGCGATGACGACATCGCCTTTGTTCACGACGCTGTTCTGCAAAGCCTGACGGCTCTGGCGGACCACCGTCTTCTCGACAGACATTGA
- a CDS encoding MbtH family protein, whose amino-acid sequence MSSQTPAEDLHYNVVISDEERYSIWPVYKAVPAGWRLSGFSGSKQACLDHIEVEWTDMRPLSLRRLMDGEAANITSAQE is encoded by the coding sequence ATGAGTTCCCAGACACCGGCTGAAGACCTGCACTACAACGTCGTGATCAGCGACGAAGAGCGATACTCGATATGGCCGGTCTACAAGGCCGTCCCGGCGGGGTGGCGATTGAGCGGCTTTTCCGGATCGAAGCAGGCGTGCCTCGATCATATCGAGGTGGAGTGGACCGACATGCGCCCCTTGAGCTTGCGGCGGTTGATGGACGGCGAAGCAGCAAACATCACCAGCGCGCAAGAATAG
- a CDS encoding siderophore biosynthesis protein — protein MDDQPWPSPAPRADAGPDRDWLAQDAVLDLLLPEALAPVMAPEEHDKARLQYILCEALEAFTLHYPECRARIAALLGNMEKPMSDPGIVDVSGLPLTSFHANDYDRYFRVNRITTAEPAHVLLRSFLQVALSVTDLFCRAPHLSEKAAKAQFDGFEVHARLLARCFGVECAR, from the coding sequence ATGGACGACCAACCATGGCCAAGCCCGGCGCCCCGCGCGGATGCCGGACCGGACAGGGACTGGCTTGCGCAGGATGCCGTTCTCGATCTGCTCCTGCCGGAGGCGCTGGCACCGGTAATGGCGCCGGAAGAACACGACAAGGCCCGTCTGCAATACATTCTCTGCGAGGCCCTCGAGGCGTTCACGCTGCATTATCCCGAATGCCGCGCGCGCATCGCCGCACTCCTCGGCAACATGGAAAAGCCGATGTCCGATCCCGGCATCGTGGATGTCAGCGGCCTTCCGCTGACGTCTTTTCACGCGAATGACTATGACCGGTATTTCCGCGTGAACCGCATTACCACCGCTGAGCCCGCCCATGTTCTGCTGCGCAGCTTCCTGCAGGTCGCGCTGTCCGTTACAGATCTTTTCTGCCGGGCGCCCCACCTGTCGGAGAAGGCCGCGAAAGCCCAGTTTGACGGTTTCGAGGTTCATGCAAGGCTTCTTGCAAGGTGCTTCGGCGTGGAGTGTGCAAGATGA
- a CDS encoding non-ribosomal peptide synthetase: MNYIEPVETLITRLHQNNIRVWIDAGSLKCSDPDGHLNDAVMSEIRTRKTDILAFLNMAHADAATPGQNDIPPRNETCPPLSFAQERLWLIDQIYPGSALHHICIALEVRGALDLDALKVALAGVMSRHTVLRARIYSDKGVPKQTISAACDAPFSVVEISPAAAAMEDVIHAETSRPFDLAAEPPIRLLVAKCDDGHHVLVFTLHHICADGWSTEILLKDLGAFYSAEVSGNATPEAELPIQYGDFAAWQRERLATEIAGTLDAFWKQHLSQPRQTTQLVTDMARTAGHGHAGELHDFTIEKETADALRKIAAAHGTTLFTALFTAFNLLIHRYTGQTDLVIGTPVASRPHIETEDLVGLFVNPLPVRSLVDPFGNFEKALRETHATLRQVISHQDMPFERIVDMVGVQRDPDSHPLFQIKFQLDAAPRERIRLPGLEMRRLARQDKVSRLDLCLDLRETEAGLSGTIEYKTALFRAETIGLFASHFQQLLKSIAADPCLPVATLALLTQEEQRQRICDFNSTAQEHAGPQYFHELFEAHVARAPQAAALIMPQADADDIMTYGELNARANRLARLLRRKGVSAETVVAISLPRSFDMIVAWLAVWKAGGAYLPLDPEYPAERIGAMLSDAGARLVVSHSSIDLPKTANRLNLDEDFPDDESADNLETVTHSSQLAYVIYTSGSTGKAKGVLVDHSGLINLTRDKIRACDVTADDCVLQFFSFSFDASIPELVMSLGAGARLLLLPRYATLPGAELADILRARHVTHLTMTPSALLSLPVDDLLSLRTVLVGGEVPMPELIERWGKTRRFINAYGPTETTVNASMVDMGGGRAGLPVLRPAANKQLYVLDDNLELLPFGVPGELHIGGCGIARGYHDRAALTAERFVPDPFATDGRAGVLYRTGDRAVLLADGRIHVSGRLDSQVKIRGYRIEPGEIEARLLAHPAIVSATVAVRDDGRGGKRLAAYAVPQIDQDAATRPTPSEIRAWLANRLPKFLVPDTFDWLEALPLTMNGKIDPLKLPAPRAETDPDGRAPEGEMEGRIAGAFGHVLNIDQVAATDDFFTLGGHSLLATRFCAVAKDKFGLDIGVIDLFNASTVEALANRLRTRDTGGSDDETLLLKRDIKLDDAIRPSATAKATSGTDHVFLTGATGFLGTYLLHELLRDPERKVTCLVRGDDGMSRLRQAFRQYDLPQSVLTERVTIVTGELSKPGLGLAAADYDNIVRNADCIFHNGAEVHHLHRYERLRETNVLGIREILQLACAGEGRHVHYISTLSALTPRRGSGGDPRPVCELESVEGFVPPAGGYNRSKWVAEHLVNEAGRRGLPVTIYRPGAISGDSVTGAFNGSDILCRLVQAYLYTGTAPEGERLLDMLPVDHVARAIVHLSGKPASAGQVFHLIHSSPVSSARLFEACELEGIELKRVSQREWQDMLGDVARGTPDHPLYPLLGLLRSPSAAGKSDEKQTRNFDCHLTQAALSDAPFREPALTFELLRTYLRAFAKANFLNAASDDARKQGER; the protein is encoded by the coding sequence ATGAATTACATCGAGCCAGTAGAGACCCTCATAACCCGGCTTCATCAGAACAATATCCGCGTCTGGATCGATGCCGGGAGCCTGAAATGTTCAGACCCCGATGGTCACCTGAACGACGCGGTGATGAGCGAAATCCGGACCAGAAAAACCGACATTCTGGCATTTCTCAACATGGCGCATGCGGATGCCGCCACGCCCGGCCAGAATGATATTCCGCCCCGCAATGAGACTTGCCCACCGCTGTCATTCGCACAGGAAAGACTGTGGCTGATCGACCAGATCTATCCGGGCTCGGCATTGCACCATATCTGCATTGCGCTTGAGGTTCGTGGCGCCCTCGATCTCGATGCGCTGAAGGTGGCACTCGCCGGCGTCATGAGCCGCCACACGGTGCTTCGCGCCCGCATATACAGCGACAAGGGCGTACCGAAACAGACCATATCCGCTGCCTGTGACGCACCGTTTTCCGTCGTAGAGATTTCGCCGGCAGCTGCCGCGATGGAAGACGTCATTCATGCGGAAACGAGCAGGCCCTTCGATCTTGCCGCCGAACCACCCATTCGCCTGCTCGTCGCCAAGTGCGACGATGGCCACCATGTCCTCGTTTTCACGCTGCACCACATCTGCGCCGACGGCTGGTCCACTGAAATCCTGCTGAAAGATCTCGGTGCGTTTTACAGCGCAGAAGTATCCGGTAACGCGACCCCGGAAGCTGAGTTGCCGATACAATATGGCGACTTTGCCGCATGGCAGCGCGAGCGTCTGGCGACGGAAATCGCAGGAACGCTCGACGCCTTCTGGAAGCAGCACCTTTCGCAGCCTCGACAGACCACGCAGCTGGTGACGGACATGGCGCGCACCGCGGGCCACGGCCATGCGGGTGAACTGCATGACTTCACGATCGAAAAAGAGACCGCCGATGCGCTGCGCAAGATTGCCGCCGCACACGGAACGACGCTGTTCACGGCACTTTTTACCGCCTTCAACCTGCTGATCCACCGCTATACCGGGCAGACCGATCTGGTGATCGGCACGCCCGTCGCCAGCCGTCCCCATATTGAGACGGAAGATCTGGTCGGGCTGTTCGTCAATCCTCTTCCCGTCAGATCGCTCGTTGATCCCTTCGGGAATTTTGAGAAGGCCCTGCGGGAAACACATGCCACCCTGCGGCAGGTCATCAGCCATCAGGACATGCCGTTCGAGCGCATTGTCGATATGGTCGGTGTGCAACGCGATCCCGACAGCCACCCGCTGTTCCAGATAAAATTCCAGCTCGACGCCGCGCCACGCGAGCGCATCAGGCTTCCCGGCCTCGAAATGCGCCGGCTTGCACGCCAGGACAAGGTCTCGAGGCTGGACCTGTGCCTCGATCTGCGCGAGACGGAGGCCGGGCTTTCCGGCACGATCGAATACAAGACCGCGCTGTTCCGCGCCGAGACGATCGGCCTGTTCGCCAGCCATTTCCAGCAACTGCTGAAATCCATCGCCGCCGACCCCTGCCTGCCAGTCGCAACCCTTGCGCTGTTGACGCAGGAAGAGCAACGGCAGCGGATTTGCGACTTCAACAGCACGGCGCAGGAACACGCGGGCCCACAATATTTTCATGAACTGTTCGAAGCACATGTGGCACGCGCGCCGCAGGCCGCGGCGCTCATCATGCCGCAGGCGGATGCCGATGACATCATGACATATGGCGAGCTTAACGCGCGCGCAAACCGGCTGGCGCGCCTGCTGCGCCGTAAGGGCGTTAGCGCGGAAACCGTCGTCGCAATCTCGTTGCCGCGCAGCTTCGACATGATCGTGGCCTGGCTTGCGGTCTGGAAAGCAGGCGGTGCCTACCTGCCGCTCGATCCGGAGTACCCTGCAGAGCGCATCGGCGCCATGCTGTCGGATGCGGGTGCCCGGCTTGTCGTCAGCCACAGTTCGATCGATCTTCCAAAGACAGCCAACCGGCTCAATCTGGATGAGGACTTCCCTGACGACGAAAGCGCCGACAATCTTGAAACGGTCACCCATTCGTCGCAGCTGGCTTATGTGATCTACACGTCTGGCTCGACGGGCAAGGCAAAAGGCGTCCTTGTCGATCATAGCGGGCTAATCAATCTGACGCGGGACAAGATCCGCGCCTGCGACGTCACGGCTGACGATTGTGTGCTGCAGTTCTTCAGCTTCAGTTTTGATGCCTCCATTCCCGAACTGGTGATGAGCCTCGGCGCCGGCGCCAGACTCCTCCTTCTGCCCCGATATGCGACCCTTCCCGGCGCCGAACTGGCCGACATTCTGCGCGCGCGACATGTGACGCACCTGACCATGACGCCATCGGCCCTGCTCTCCCTGCCGGTTGACGACCTGCTGTCGCTGCGCACCGTTCTGGTCGGGGGAGAGGTTCCCATGCCCGAACTCATCGAAAGATGGGGAAAGACCCGTCGTTTCATCAATGCCTACGGTCCGACCGAAACCACCGTCAATGCCAGCATGGTCGACATGGGCGGCGGGCGTGCCGGCCTGCCGGTGCTGAGGCCCGCGGCAAACAAGCAGCTCTATGTGCTGGATGATAACCTCGAGCTGTTGCCCTTCGGCGTGCCGGGAGAACTTCATATCGGCGGCTGCGGCATTGCCCGCGGTTATCACGACCGGGCGGCACTGACTGCGGAACGTTTCGTTCCCGATCCATTTGCCACAGATGGGCGCGCTGGCGTGCTCTACCGCACGGGCGATCGCGCCGTCTTGCTGGCCGATGGCCGGATCCATGTTTCGGGACGGCTCGATAGCCAGGTCAAGATCCGTGGATACCGGATCGAGCCCGGGGAAATAGAGGCCCGCCTGCTTGCCCACCCGGCCATCGTTTCGGCGACGGTGGCGGTGCGTGACGACGGACGCGGCGGCAAAAGGCTCGCCGCCTATGCCGTTCCTCAAATAGATCAGGACGCGGCAACCAGACCGACGCCATCGGAAATCCGCGCATGGCTGGCGAACCGCCTGCCGAAATTCCTTGTGCCCGATACGTTCGACTGGCTCGAGGCGCTGCCGCTCACCATGAATGGCAAGATCGATCCCTTAAAGCTCCCCGCTCCCCGCGCCGAAACGGACCCCGATGGCCGGGCGCCTGAAGGCGAGATGGAAGGCCGGATAGCCGGCGCGTTCGGGCATGTTCTGAACATCGATCAGGTTGCTGCAACCGACGATTTCTTCACGCTTGGCGGCCACTCGCTGCTGGCGACCCGTTTCTGCGCCGTCGCAAAGGACAAATTCGGGCTCGATATCGGCGTTATCGATCTTTTCAACGCCTCCACGGTGGAAGCGCTGGCGAACCGCCTGCGGACAAGAGATACCGGCGGCAGCGACGATGAAACCCTGCTGCTGAAGCGCGATATAAAACTGGACGACGCAATTCGCCCAAGCGCGACGGCAAAAGCCACAAGCGGCACCGACCACGTTTTCCTGACCGGCGCGACCGGCTTTCTCGGAACCTATCTGCTCCACGAGCTGCTTCGCGACCCCGAGAGAAAAGTCACCTGCCTCGTGCGCGGCGACGATGGAATGAGCCGCCTGCGTCAGGCCTTCCGGCAATATGACCTGCCGCAGTCCGTGCTGACGGAACGCGTGACGATAGTGACGGGCGAGCTTTCCAAACCGGGCCTCGGGCTTGCCGCCGCGGACTACGACAATATCGTCCGGAATGCCGATTGTATTTTTCACAATGGCGCGGAAGTCCACCACCTGCATCGATACGAGCGGCTGCGCGAGACCAATGTGCTTGGAATCCGCGAAATTCTCCAACTCGCCTGCGCCGGAGAGGGCCGGCACGTTCATTACATCTCGACACTCAGTGCGCTCACGCCGCGCCGCGGTTCCGGCGGCGATCCCCGGCCCGTCTGCGAACTGGAAAGCGTAGAAGGGTTTGTCCCGCCCGCTGGCGGTTACAACCGGAGCAAATGGGTCGCGGAACATCTCGTCAACGAAGCCGGCAGGCGGGGATTGCCGGTGACGATTTATCGGCCGGGCGCCATTTCGGGTGACAGCGTTACCGGTGCCTTCAACGGCTCGGACATATTGTGCCGTCTGGTGCAGGCCTATCTTTACACCGGGACAGCGCCGGAAGGCGAAAGGCTGCTCGATATGCTGCCGGTCGACCATGTGGCCCGGGCGATTGTCCATCTCTCCGGCAAACCGGCTTCGGCAGGACAGGTTTTCCACCTCATTCATTCCTCCCCCGTTTCAAGCGCCCGCCTGTTTGAGGCCTGCGAACTTGAGGGGATCGAACTGAAACGGGTTTCGCAGCGGGAATGGCAGGACATGCTGGGCGATGTGGCCCGCGGAACGCCCGACCACCCGCTCTATCCGCTGCTGGGACTGCTGCGCTCCCCTTCCGCCGCTGGCAAGAGCGATGAGAAACAGACGCGCAACTTCGATTGCCACCTCACGCAGGCGGCATTGTCGGACGCGCCATTCCGCGAACCGGCCCTGACATTCGAGCTTTTGCGAACATATCTGCGCGCATTTGCCAAGGCCAACTTTCTGAACGCGGCGTCCGATGACGCGCGAAAGCAGGGTGAACGATGA
- a CDS encoding siderophore biosynthesis protein, which produces MTIALPSPSRIWREFHWAFFMNVQGLVLCLRRFNMQVHEGNFAEANRELRAAAVLLRTSASSMDLAASFSKADYENTIRVSMTPPSVESDDFSGLMSFDHAVLIQVWREMKDVFATLPVELHDAHAEFVAAYKYLAEGHVGVCSRFVGSDAGSLRYGDRKAIDTLQRFERGRLGMIDPPKKGCPFHK; this is translated from the coding sequence ATGACTATTGCTCTCCCGTCGCCATCCCGGATCTGGCGCGAATTCCACTGGGCGTTTTTCATGAACGTGCAGGGGCTGGTTCTGTGCCTGCGTCGTTTCAACATGCAGGTGCATGAGGGCAACTTTGCCGAAGCAAACAGGGAATTGCGGGCCGCCGCGGTGCTTCTGCGCACATCAGCCAGCTCCATGGACCTCGCCGCCAGCTTCAGCAAGGCGGATTACGAAAATACCATCCGCGTCTCCATGACGCCGCCTTCAGTGGAGTCAGACGATTTCAGCGGGCTGATGTCTTTCGATCATGCCGTCCTCATCCAGGTCTGGCGTGAAATGAAGGACGTGTTCGCCACGCTGCCGGTCGAACTCCATGACGCCCATGCGGAATTCGTTGCAGCCTACAAGTATCTGGCGGAAGGGCATGTCGGCGTCTGCTCACGTTTCGTCGGCTCCGATGCCGGCAGCCTGCGATACGGCGACCGGAAGGCGATCGATACGCTCCAGCGCTTTGAACGCGGTCGCCTCGGCATGATCGATCCCCCCAAAAAAGGCTGCCCGTTCCACAAGTAA